Proteins co-encoded in one Pseudomonadota bacterium genomic window:
- a CDS encoding RNA polymerase sigma factor has protein sequence MPLPGEMSAERTAAETAARHHAGLFRFALALAGGDRQEAEEIVQSCYLEVLEGRVDLEGANDPRAFLFGVARRIAASRRRRRSVLGRILRLDFERRETTHRPDPEQESAGAEMAGRVRAAMGRLEGRQLEVAALVFGEGLTVEQAAAAMGVGVGSARTHYHRAKLKLARLLEDEDVDAE, from the coding sequence ATGCCACTACCGGGTGAGATGAGCGCGGAGCGAACGGCGGCCGAGACCGCGGCACGACACCACGCAGGCCTCTTCCGCTTCGCGCTCGCGTTGGCCGGCGGGGACCGGCAAGAGGCGGAGGAGATCGTGCAGAGCTGCTACCTGGAGGTGCTGGAAGGCCGCGTCGACCTCGAAGGCGCGAACGATCCGCGCGCCTTCCTGTTCGGGGTGGCCCGCCGGATCGCGGCCTCCCGCCGCCGCCGCCGCTCGGTCCTCGGCCGAATCCTCCGGCTCGACTTCGAGCGCCGGGAGACGACGCACCGCCCCGATCCGGAGCAGGAGTCGGCCGGCGCAGAGATGGCCGGCCGCGTGCGGGCGGCGATGGGGCGGCTCGAAGGCCGCCAGCTCGAGGTCGCGGCGCTCGTGTTCGGCGAGGGGCTCACCGTGGAGCAGGCCGCGGCCGCCATGGGCGTCGGGGTCGGCTCGGCGAGGACGCACTACCATCGGGCCAAGCTCAAGCTGGCCCGCCTGCTGGAGGACGAAGATGTCGACGCGGAATGA
- a CDS encoding sigma 54-interacting transcriptional regulator, producing the protein MDRATLAVINRRYELLERLGEGSQGAVFAARDRLFPRRELALKVVTARVSEALMRFEFAELAKLEHPHLARVYDLGRVEEAEGAVAPAVGALFFTQERVPGVRADEWCAALPENERCEAAARIGVAVARALAALHRKRLMHRDVKPSNILVSGAPGAPAVKLIDLGLAGRAGAADGLRAGTLGYIAPEAAAGFAEERSDLFSLGAALATIATGRPPHAAVEPLAGTATAERAAFWDVVRRLAARRPADRFDSAREVVLALGRAFGADLLGGDRGGEALDAASEIEDPAAGRSSWRSAELVGRDEELAAFTTAVRDALAPGARRPRFVFVTGPAGVGKTRLTRAALVAWQLDSSARLAAPPLVLVGTAAELVAAVRGEAGADETLETARLFGRLRGPTVCVVDDGDSRLAGELVQSLAAAGEPAPGEGAPLCLVVTMRDAELARLAAETTGAVLLELGPLSEAAEAALIEDALREVPSVRLRQAIRERTSGIPLLTEMALSSLAGLPRAAADAARLSRALALPAEAMGLVVGALASALSPDARSAVEAMAALGEPAPAEVVAEVGDLRDRAAVDEAAYALEQRGLSARGAGDRAGMRRSVADAVLDGLAAERRRELCRRAFDALSRPPAASPAVLARCAARAEIAAEAARWARRAAEVAEAEGALVDAARSTAIELDFAGAGERDDTALRLAALCRQTGAYDRAAALAEPLAHGEGPLPGRARVELAAVRRLLGRPDDALEALDGLDRDAPPDVALEARVIRARIALDKGEVAAASRALEGIAGDADPRMIRSGALAAKGLVAWHGGDAVTARRLWTQGRDAARVMGATAHEARFCGLLGMAAHVERGFAEAAGCYGAALALADRAGDAHGAATYAVNLAAIATETGDVAEALVRYRDGMARLLRTGRRAEVITARANYAQLLLRLGDVAGADRASRRVEEDAAAAGLPPMSVGVALCVRGDVLLALGDPRAARERLLAAERLLEAAGGPALDACRRHLVEAAVAEGDSSSAGALLLGLGPPSAGPAAEERLARLHLGLAVAVLRAQGVGPALDALVDALEGAGPLPLDAGAMRVLVTAATAARELGRQELARDFAARGDDLAARLRSVTPSLHRPEAYRWHAELRALGSPGRDLPDAGDPSGWERLVKINTRLNSETRIGPLLDLIMDNALEVTRGERGFLLLRDPSGAIRIRSARNIDRERLAKDEQDYSRGVAERVLREGEPIVTTDAHSDARLQEYRSVIALHLRVIVAVPLQVAGRVDGVIYVDSRAGAQLDEGRLAVLTAFADQAAIALTNARLRADNLRRRSRIEKLNRMLASRLEKREDELARVKRDLERRTKDLEGRSAYSGIVGTAPKMREMFRVLDRIAGSDVPVVISGESGTGKELVAKAIHFAGARKLMPFVAENCAAIPPTLLESILFGHVRGAFTGATKDAPGLFVEADRGTLFLDEIGELPQELQVKLLRALQEGEVRPVGGSRTIRVDVRIVAATNQDLAQLVQEKRFRDDLYYRLHVMEVRMPPLRERREDVPILVEHFLSKHAGERQVRVDAAALEALAAYAWPGNVRQLENEILRALVLCDDRLGVEHLSDAVSQASRSGAPELADLDMERQLGLLQRRLVRAALHRSGGNRTKAAELLGVSRFGLQKMLARMGE; encoded by the coding sequence GACCTCGGCCGCGTCGAGGAGGCGGAGGGGGCGGTCGCGCCTGCGGTGGGAGCCCTGTTCTTCACCCAGGAGCGCGTCCCCGGAGTCCGCGCCGACGAGTGGTGCGCGGCGCTCCCGGAGAACGAGCGGTGCGAGGCCGCGGCGAGGATAGGCGTCGCGGTGGCCCGGGCGCTCGCGGCGCTGCACCGCAAGCGGCTCATGCACCGGGACGTCAAGCCGTCGAACATCCTCGTGAGCGGCGCCCCCGGGGCGCCTGCGGTCAAGCTGATCGACCTCGGGCTCGCGGGGCGCGCCGGCGCGGCGGACGGGTTGCGCGCGGGGACGCTCGGATACATCGCGCCGGAGGCCGCGGCCGGGTTCGCGGAGGAGCGCTCGGACCTCTTCAGCCTCGGCGCCGCTCTCGCGACCATCGCGACCGGGCGCCCGCCCCACGCGGCCGTGGAGCCTCTCGCCGGGACGGCCACCGCCGAGCGTGCCGCCTTCTGGGACGTCGTGCGGCGGCTCGCCGCCAGGCGACCGGCCGATCGCTTCGACTCGGCGCGCGAGGTCGTGCTCGCGTTGGGGCGCGCGTTCGGCGCCGATCTGCTCGGCGGCGATCGCGGCGGGGAGGCGCTCGACGCGGCGAGCGAGATCGAGGACCCGGCGGCCGGCAGGTCGAGTTGGCGCTCGGCGGAGCTCGTGGGCAGGGACGAGGAGCTCGCTGCGTTCACGACGGCGGTCCGCGACGCGCTCGCACCGGGCGCGCGCAGGCCGAGGTTCGTGTTCGTCACCGGTCCCGCGGGCGTCGGGAAGACCCGGCTGACCCGGGCGGCGCTCGTCGCGTGGCAGCTCGACTCCTCCGCCCGCCTCGCGGCGCCGCCGCTCGTCCTTGTCGGGACCGCCGCAGAGCTCGTCGCTGCCGTGCGCGGGGAGGCCGGCGCGGACGAGACGCTCGAGACGGCGCGCCTCTTCGGGAGGCTGCGCGGCCCGACGGTCTGCGTCGTCGACGACGGCGACAGCCGGCTCGCGGGGGAGCTCGTGCAGAGTCTCGCCGCCGCCGGAGAGCCGGCGCCTGGCGAGGGCGCGCCTTTGTGCCTGGTCGTGACCATGCGCGATGCGGAGCTCGCACGGCTCGCCGCCGAGACGACGGGCGCCGTCCTCCTGGAGCTGGGCCCCTTGTCCGAAGCCGCGGAGGCCGCGCTCATCGAGGACGCGCTGCGCGAGGTGCCGAGCGTGCGGCTCAGGCAGGCGATCCGGGAGCGGACCTCCGGCATCCCGCTCCTCACCGAGATGGCGCTCTCCTCATTGGCGGGGTTGCCGCGTGCGGCCGCGGACGCCGCGCGGCTCTCTCGGGCGCTCGCGCTCCCGGCCGAGGCGATGGGGCTCGTGGTCGGCGCGCTCGCGTCGGCGCTCTCTCCCGACGCCCGGAGCGCGGTCGAGGCGATGGCGGCGCTCGGTGAGCCCGCGCCCGCGGAGGTCGTCGCCGAGGTGGGTGATCTGCGCGATCGAGCGGCGGTCGACGAGGCGGCGTACGCGCTCGAGCAGCGGGGGCTCTCGGCGCGAGGCGCAGGCGATCGCGCGGGGATGCGGAGATCCGTCGCCGACGCCGTGCTCGACGGGCTCGCCGCGGAGCGTCGGCGCGAGCTGTGCCGGAGGGCCTTCGACGCGCTGTCGCGACCGCCGGCCGCCTCGCCGGCGGTGCTCGCCCGGTGCGCCGCCCGCGCCGAGATCGCCGCCGAGGCCGCTCGCTGGGCGCGCCGCGCCGCGGAGGTCGCCGAGGCCGAAGGCGCTCTCGTCGACGCCGCGCGGTCGACGGCGATCGAGCTCGACTTCGCCGGGGCCGGCGAGAGGGACGATACGGCGCTCCGCCTCGCCGCGCTCTGCCGGCAGACCGGCGCGTACGATCGCGCCGCGGCGTTGGCCGAGCCGTTGGCACATGGGGAGGGCCCGCTCCCGGGGCGCGCCCGTGTCGAGCTCGCGGCCGTCCGGCGCCTTCTGGGCAGACCCGACGACGCGCTCGAGGCCCTCGACGGCCTCGACCGCGACGCGCCGCCCGATGTCGCGCTCGAGGCGAGGGTGATCCGGGCGCGGATCGCGCTCGACAAGGGTGAGGTCGCGGCCGCGAGCCGTGCGCTCGAGGGGATTGCCGGAGACGCGGATCCCCGCATGATCCGCTCCGGCGCGCTCGCCGCGAAAGGGCTCGTCGCCTGGCACGGCGGGGACGCAGTCACCGCCCGCAGGCTCTGGACGCAGGGACGCGACGCCGCGCGCGTGATGGGTGCCACGGCCCACGAGGCGCGATTCTGCGGGCTGCTCGGCATGGCGGCGCACGTCGAGCGGGGATTCGCCGAGGCCGCCGGGTGCTACGGGGCCGCGCTCGCGCTCGCGGATCGCGCCGGGGACGCGCACGGTGCGGCGACTTACGCCGTGAACCTCGCGGCGATCGCCACCGAGACTGGCGACGTCGCCGAGGCGCTCGTGCGCTATCGCGACGGCATGGCGCGCCTGCTCCGGACCGGTCGTCGCGCCGAGGTGATCACCGCGAGGGCGAACTACGCGCAGCTCCTGCTCCGGCTGGGCGACGTCGCCGGAGCCGATCGCGCCTCGCGGCGGGTCGAAGAGGACGCCGCGGCCGCGGGGCTCCCGCCCATGTCGGTCGGGGTCGCCCTGTGCGTGCGCGGCGACGTGCTGCTCGCGCTCGGCGATCCGAGAGCGGCCCGCGAGCGCCTCCTGGCCGCCGAGAGGCTGCTCGAGGCCGCGGGAGGCCCAGCGCTCGACGCCTGCAGGCGTCACCTCGTCGAGGCGGCGGTCGCCGAGGGCGATTCGTCGTCGGCGGGCGCGCTGCTTCTCGGGCTCGGGCCCCCGTCCGCCGGGCCTGCGGCCGAGGAACGGCTCGCGCGCCTTCACCTCGGGCTCGCGGTCGCGGTGCTGCGCGCCCAGGGGGTCGGCCCGGCGCTCGACGCGCTCGTCGACGCGCTGGAAGGCGCCGGCCCTTTGCCGCTCGACGCGGGCGCGATGCGCGTGCTCGTCACCGCGGCGACCGCGGCGCGGGAGCTCGGCCGGCAGGAGCTCGCCCGCGATTTTGCCGCTCGCGGGGACGATCTCGCCGCGCGCCTGCGGAGCGTGACGCCGTCGCTGCACCGGCCAGAGGCGTATCGCTGGCACGCCGAGCTGCGCGCCCTCGGCAGCCCGGGGCGCGACCTCCCGGACGCGGGCGATCCGTCCGGCTGGGAGCGGCTCGTCAAGATCAACACCCGGTTGAACTCCGAGACGCGGATCGGCCCGCTCCTCGATCTCATCATGGACAACGCGCTCGAGGTGACGCGGGGGGAGCGCGGCTTCCTCCTGCTCCGCGATCCGTCGGGCGCGATCCGGATCCGCTCGGCCCGGAACATCGACCGCGAGCGGCTCGCGAAGGACGAGCAGGACTACTCCCGCGGCGTGGCCGAGCGCGTCCTCCGGGAAGGCGAGCCCATCGTCACGACCGACGCGCACTCCGACGCGCGTCTCCAGGAGTACCGCAGCGTGATCGCCCTCCACCTGCGCGTCATCGTCGCGGTGCCGCTGCAGGTCGCCGGCCGCGTCGACGGGGTCATCTACGTCGACAGCCGGGCGGGCGCCCAGCTCGACGAGGGCCGGCTCGCCGTGCTCACGGCGTTCGCGGATCAGGCGGCGATCGCGCTCACGAACGCGCGGCTGCGCGCCGACAACCTGCGCCGGCGGTCGCGGATCGAGAAGCTCAACCGGATGCTCGCCTCCCGCCTCGAGAAGCGAGAGGACGAGCTCGCCCGCGTGAAGCGCGATCTCGAGCGTCGGACCAAGGATCTCGAGGGCCGCAGCGCCTACTCGGGGATCGTCGGCACGGCGCCCAAGATGCGGGAGATGTTCCGCGTGCTCGATCGCATCGCGGGCTCCGACGTGCCGGTCGTGATCTCCGGGGAGTCGGGCACGGGCAAGGAGCTCGTCGCCAAGGCGATCCACTTCGCGGGCGCGCGCAAGCTCATGCCGTTCGTCGCCGAGAACTGCGCGGCGATCCCGCCGACGCTGCTCGAGTCGATCCTGTTCGGCCACGTGCGCGGGGCGTTCACCGGCGCGACCAAGGACGCGCCGGGGCTCTTCGTCGAGGCGGATCGGGGGACGCTGTTCCTCGACGAGATCGGCGAGCTGCCGCAGGAGCTTCAGGTCAAGCTGCTGCGGGCGCTCCAGGAGGGTGAGGTGCGGCCGGTCGGCGGGAGCCGGACGATCCGCGTCGACGTGCGAATCGTGGCCGCCACCAACCAGGATCTCGCGCAGCTCGTCCAGGAGAAGAGGTTTCGCGACGACTTGTACTACCGGCTGCACGTCATGGAGGTGCGGATGCCGCCCCTGCGGGAGCGGCGCGAGGACGTGCCGATCCTCGTCGAGCACTTCCTCTCGAAGCACGCGGGGGAGCGGCAGGTACGCGTCGACGCCGCGGCGCTCGAGGCGCTCGCCGCGTACGCCTGGCCGGGCAACGTGCGCCAGCTCGAGAACGAGATCTTGCGCGCCCTCGTGCTGTGCGATGACAGGCTGGGCGTGGAGCACCTCTCGGACGCCGTGTCCCAGGCGTCGCGGAGCGGCGCGCCCGAGCTCGCGGACCTCGACATGGAGCGGCAGCTCGGGCTCCTGCAGCGGCGGCTCGTGCGCGCGGCCCTGCATCGCTCGGGCGGCAACCGCACCAAGGCGGCGGAGCTGCTCGGCGTGTCGCGCTTCGGGCTGCAGAAGATGCTCGCGCGGATGGGGGAGTGA